One Eptesicus fuscus isolate TK198812 chromosome 11, DD_ASM_mEF_20220401, whole genome shotgun sequence genomic region harbors:
- the CXCR4 gene encoding C-X-C chemokine receptor type 4, which produces MGAPVEQAVTMDGFHIYPSDNYTEEDLGSGDYDSIKEPCYREENAHFNRIFLPTIYSIIFLTGIVGNGLVILVMGYQKKLRSMTDKYRLHLSVADLLFVLTLPFWAVDAVANWYFGKFLCKAVHVIYTVNLYSSVLILAFISLDRYLAIVHATNSQRPRKLLAEKVVYVGVWIPALLLAIPDFIFANVRVGEDRYVCDRFYPNDVWMVVFQFQHIMVGLVLPGIVILSCYCIIISKLSHSKGYQKRKALKTTVILILTFFACWLPYYIGLSIDSFILLEIIKQGCEFENTVHKWISITEALAFFHCCLNPILYAFLGAKFKTSAQHALTSVSRGSSLKILSKGKRGGHSSVSTESESSSFHSS; this is translated from the exons ATGGGCGCTCCTGTAGAGCAAGCGGTTACCATGGACGGGTTCCAT ATATACCCATCGGATAACTACACGGAGGAGGACCTGGGTTCAGGTGACTATGACTCCATAAAGGAACCCTGCTACAGAGAGGAGAATGCCCATTTCAACCGGATCTTTCTGCCCACCATCTACTCCATCATCTTCTTGACGGGCATCGTGGGCAATGGCTTGGTCATCCTGGTCATGGGCTACCAGAAGAAACTGAGAAGCATGACAGACAAGTACAGACTACACCTGTCGGTGGCAGACCTCCTCTTTGTCCTCACGCTTCCCTTCTGGGCAGTTGATGCCGTGGCAAACTGGTACTTTGGAAAGTTCCTGTGCAAGGCTGTCCATGTCATCTACACAGTCAACCTCTACAGCAGTGTCCTCATCCTGGCCTTCATCAGCCTGGACCGGTACCTGGCCATCGTCCACGCCACCAACAGTCAGAGGCCAAGGAAGCTGTTAGCTGAAAAGGTGGTCTACGTTGGTGTCTGGATACCTGCTCTCCTGTTGGCTATTCCCGATTTCATCTTTGCCAACGTCAGGGTTGGGGAAGACAGGTATGTGTGTGACCGCTTCTACCCCAATGACGTGTGGATGGTGGTGTTCCAGTTCCAGCACATCATGGTCGGCCTTGTCCTGCCGGGGATCGTCATCCTGTCCTGCTACTGCATTATCATCTCCAAGCTGTCCCACTCCAAGGGCTACCAGAAGCGCAAGGCCCTCAAGACCACAGTTATCCTCATCCTGACTTTCTTTGCCTGCTGGCTACCCTACTACATTGGGCTCAGCATCGACTCCTTCATCCTCCTAGAAATCATCAAGCAAGGGTGTGAGTTTGAGAACACCGTGCACAAGTGGATTTCCATCACCGAGGCCCTAGCCTTTTTCCACTGTTGCCTGAATCCCATCCTCTATGCCTTCCTTGGAGCCAAGTTTAAAACCTCTGCCCAGCATGCACTCACCTCTGTGAGCAGAGGGTCCAGCCTCAAGATCCTCTCCAAGGGAAAGCGGGGTGGACATTCTTCTGTTTCAACCGAGTCCGAGTCTTCAAGTTTTCACTCCAGCTAA